The nucleotide window CTTGGCGTTGGCGATGTGGGGAGGGGTGAAGATGCGCCTGCGTACGGCAGGCATAATGGGGGAGTGTAATGCGCCCCTCCACCGCCTCCAACCGCTGACATGACTCGATCCCCAACCGGCCCCGTCGTCATGGGCGTGATGGCCCTGGAACTGATGGCGGGCAGCACGCCGCGCAACGCCGCCCTGTCCGCCGCCGAGGCGAGCGCACTGGCCGGGATGCTGGGGCGGGACCTGGCCTCGCATGCCCCCCGGATACGTGACCTGGACCTGGTCGTGGCCGCGGCGCATTTCGATCCGGCCGAAGCCTTGCGGCCCGGCTGGTCGCTGCACCAGCGCCTGCGCGAACTCCACCAGCGCGCGCCGGGCCGGGGCGAAGGTCCCCGCGTGATCGCCTTCGGTGCCGATGAAGCGGGCGATATCCCGATGCCGCTGCAGGCGGAGGAAGGCCTGCGTGGCGGCCTGCTGCGCGTGGTGCCCTTCCTTCTCACCGGCGACGACCCTACGGTGGAAGCAGTGGGCGAACGGCTGGAGAGCGTCCTGCTGGAGACCGGCATGGCGCAGGCGGACACGGCCCTGCTGGCGCAGAACGCCTTCGGCGCGCAGATCGAACACGCCCGTTACATGACCCTGCACGACCTGGCCGCGATGACCGCCATGCAGTACGAGCACGGCGGGCTGGGCGCGCTGTGGCCCGTGATCGAGACCGCCCTGGTGGCGCCGGCGCAAGAGCATTGGCTGGATGCACCGCCGGAGCCGCTGCTGCGCTACGCCAATGGAGAAGTGCATATCGCGCTGTTCGAGCCGATGGCGTGGCGCGCACGGTATGCGCCGCAGGAAGCGACCGATGAGCGGCTGGAGCGCGCCTACCAGCACTTCCAGGCGCGCCAGCAGCAGATCGCCGCCGTGCTGGAGGCGCACGGCATCCCGGTGACGTTCGCGCACTGCCCAGGCAAGACCGACGCCCGGGAAGCCCTGCAGGCGTAGCGTGCGCCGTGCGCGCGACCGCACGCTGCCTCTTTTCTCCCGATCGTGCGCATGGCGCACGCTGCGCTACGGCAGGAGCGGCACCGCCGCTCCTGCGATCGCGGGCCGGTGTTACCGGGTGACCTTGACGATGCCGCAGGCCACGCGCGCGCCGGCGTTGCCCGCCGGTTGGCTGGCATAGTCGTCCGGCGCCGCGTGCACGATCAGCGCGCGGCCTGCCACGTCGTTGATGGCGCCGCCGCCCAGGGTGATGCCTTCGATGTGCGCGTCGACCTTCGCTACGCCCTCGGCATTGGCGGTGAGGTTGTTCATGTCGCCGGCATGGTGCGCGCCGCTGCCGGCCTTGCCATGCGCGGCGTTGAACGGGTTGAAGTGCGGACCGGCACTGCTGGCGTCGGCGGCGCTGCAGTCGCCCTTCTCGTGGATATGGAACGCATGCGTGCCGTTCGCCGGCAGGCCACCGATCTCGCCGGTCAGGTGCAGACCCTTGCCCATGGGGGTGAGGGTGACGCTGCCGCTGACCAGGCTGCCGGAGGCGGACGCCAGTACGGCGACCGCCTGCTTGGCGGTGCTGGTGGTGGGCACGACGGGCTTCGCCGATGACGGCGGCGAAGACGAGGACGGCGTGGTGTTGCATGCCGCCAGGGCGAGGGCGGACGCGGCGGCCAGCAGGGCGATGCGCATGGAAGACTCCTGTTGCAAGGCGTGGCCCGCTACCGTAACCACCGCTTCCTTCACGTTCAATGAAAGCGGCGCCGCGCACTCATCCGCGCTTGCGGCCGGGCCCCAGCTTGCGCGTGACGGTGTTCCTGCCCACGCCAAGACGGGCCGCGGCTTCGGCACGGCGTCCGTGGGTCAGTTCCAGCGCGACCTGCAGCAGCGTCCGGTCGAGCCGCTCACGCGCTTCGGCATGCAGCGATTCGGCGCCTTCCAGCAGGCGACGGCGCGCCCATTCGCCCAGCGCGTGGTCCCACTCGCCCCGGCCACCGGCCAGCGGCGCGTGCGACAGCGCGCCCTGCAGGTCGGTGGTGTTGATGACATCGGCAGGCGCCAGCGCCGCCAGGCGCCAGCAGACGTTCTCCAGCTCGCGCACGTTGCCCGGCCAGTCGTGGGCCTGCAGCAGGTCCAGCGCGGCATTGCTGAAACGCTTGGGGGCGATGTCCAGCTTGCGCGTGGCCATGGCCAGGAAGTTCTCCGCCAGCTGCGGCACGTCGGCGCGCCGTTCGCGCAACGGAGGAAGCTGCAGCCTCACGACGTTGAGGCGGTGCAGCAGATCGGCGCGGAAGCGGCCCTCGGCGACCAGGCCATCGAGGTCCTGGTGGGTGGCGGCGATGACGCGCACATCCACGCGGATCAGTTCGCGCCCGCCCACGCGGAAGAATTCGCCCTCGGCCAGCACCCGCAGCAGCCGCGTCTGCAGCGGCAGCGGCATGTCGCCGATCTCGTCCAGGAACAGCGTGCCGCCGTCGGCCTGCTCGAAACGGCCGATATGGCGCTTCTGCGCGCCGGTGAAGGCGCCCGCCTCGTGGCCGAACAATTCGCTTTCCAGCAACTCGGAAGGAATCGCGGCGGTGTTCAGCGCCACGAACGGCTTTCGCGCGCGCGGCGACTCGTGATGCAACGCATGCGCGACCAGCTCCTTGCCGGTGCCGGTTTCGCCGGTGATCAGCACCGACAGCGGCGCCTGCGCCAGACGTCCGATGGCACGGAACAGCGCCCGCATCGCCGGCGTGTCGCCGAGCAATTGGGGCGTGGCCGTCGCGGCCGTCTCGTCTTCGCCACCCGCTGCCGCCTCTTCCGCATCGGGCAAGGTGCGGGCGGCCAGTGCGACCGCGTCGTCCAGGTCGAACGGTTTGGACAGGAACTCATGCGCGCCGCCGCGGAACGCCCCGGCCGTGCTGGCGACGTCGGTATACGCCGACATCACGATGACGGGCAGTTGCGGATGCGTGGCCTTCAGCTTGTCCAGCAGCACCAGGCCGTCGTCGCCGGGCATGCGCACATCGGTGAACAGCAGGTCGGGCGCACCCCGCGCGCCCAGGGCCTGCAGGGCGGCGGCGGCGCTGTCGAAGCCGTCCACCGTGTAGCCCGCGTCGCGCAGGGCCGTGGCCAGCACGAAACGCACCGAGCGGTCGTCGTCGACCACCCAGATGCGGCGGGTGTCGGCGGTGCTGCCGGAAGCGGCCAGGCGATCAGTGGACATGACGTTCCTCGTCGGGGTCGTGCAACGACTGCGGCAGCAGCAGGGTGAAGACCGTATGGCCGGGACGCGAGCGGTAGGTCAGCGACCCCCGGTGTTCGCGCGCCACCTGCTGCGACAGCGCCAGGCCCAGGCCGCTGCCTTCGGCACGGCCGCTGACCAGCGGCAGGAACAGGTGCTCGGCGAGCGCTTCGGGCACGCCGCGGCCGTCGTCGACGATCTCCACCCGCAGCGCCATGGCGTGCAGATGGTCGTGGATGCGCGCGCCGTGTTCGACACGGGTGCGCAGGATGATGTTGGCGGCGCCCGCCTGCAGGGCATTGCGCACCAGGTTCCAGACCGCCTGGGTCAGGCGGTCGGCATCGCCGGACAGTTCCGGCAGGCTGGGGTCGTAGTCGCGCTGCAGGCGCACCGACCAGCCGCCTTCGTTCTCGGCCAGGCGCAGGACGCGCTCCAGCACGGTATGGATGTTCAGCGGCGCATGCGGACGCTGCGGAGAAGGCGACAGCAGCTGTTCCAGCAGGCTGTTGAGGCGGTTGATCTCCGACTCGATCAGTTCGATCAGTTCGCGCTCGTCGTCGTTGTCGTTACGGTGGGCGGCCCGTCGCGCCAGCAACTGCGCCGCGCCCTTCAGGCCGGCCAACGGATTGCGCAGCTCGTGCGCCAGCCCCTTCAGCGCGGCGCTCAGTGCACTGGGCAGGGCCTGGGTGGGATCCAGCGCGGGAAACTCGTCCACCGGATGCGCTTCCAGCAGCCAGCCGCCTCCCTCCAGCCGCGACAGCCAGCCTTCGGCGAAGCAGGGCGGCTCGCCGGGCATGCCCAACGCCATGCGATGCAGGCGCAGCACGTCGCGGTCGGTGTTGTCCAGGAAGCGCGCCATGGCGTCGCCTTCGATCTCCAGGGCCGCCAGCGGTTGCCCGATCAGGCGGCGGGTGCTGACGCCCAGCCAGCGGGCGAAGGCCGGGTTGAGGCCGCGGATCAGG belongs to Pseudoxanthomonas sp. F37 and includes:
- the ntrC gene encoding nitrogen regulation protein NR(I), whose amino-acid sequence is MSTDRLAASGSTADTRRIWVVDDDRSVRFVLATALRDAGYTVDGFDSAAAALQALGARGAPDLLFTDVRMPGDDGLVLLDKLKATHPQLPVIVMSAYTDVASTAGAFRGGAHEFLSKPFDLDDAVALAARTLPDAEEAAAGGEDETAATATPQLLGDTPAMRALFRAIGRLAQAPLSVLITGETGTGKELVAHALHHESPRARKPFVALNTAAIPSELLESELFGHEAGAFTGAQKRHIGRFEQADGGTLFLDEIGDMPLPLQTRLLRVLAEGEFFRVGGRELIRVDVRVIAATHQDLDGLVAEGRFRADLLHRLNVVRLQLPPLRERRADVPQLAENFLAMATRKLDIAPKRFSNAALDLLQAHDWPGNVRELENVCWRLAALAPADVINTTDLQGALSHAPLAGGRGEWDHALGEWARRRLLEGAESLHAEARERLDRTLLQVALELTHGRRAEAAARLGVGRNTVTRKLGPGRKRG
- a CDS encoding superoxide dismutase family protein — translated: MRIALLAAASALALAACNTTPSSSSPPSSAKPVVPTTSTAKQAVAVLASASGSLVSGSVTLTPMGKGLHLTGEIGGLPANGTHAFHIHEKGDCSAADASSAGPHFNPFNAAHGKAGSGAHHAGDMNNLTANAEGVAKVDAHIEGITLGGGAINDVAGRALIVHAAPDDYASQPAGNAGARVACGIVKVTR
- a CDS encoding ATP-binding protein — encoded protein: MPFEPTTDALSTPVAWADADGLIRGLNPAFARWLGVSTRRLIGQPLAALEIEGDAMARFLDNTDRDVLRLHRMALGMPGEPPCFAEGWLSRLEGGGWLLEAHPVDEFPALDPTQALPSALSAALKGLAHELRNPLAGLKGAAQLLARRAAHRNDNDDERELIELIESEINRLNSLLEQLLSPSPQRPHAPLNIHTVLERVLRLAENEGGWSVRLQRDYDPSLPELSGDADRLTQAVWNLVRNALQAGAANIILRTRVEHGARIHDHLHAMALRVEIVDDGRGVPEALAEHLFLPLVSGRAEGSGLGLALSQQVAREHRGSLTYRSRPGHTVFTLLLPQSLHDPDEERHVH